The following proteins are co-located in the Acidobacteriota bacterium genome:
- a CDS encoding sugar transferase has product MKFKTCLSAEPQASVLSRVPQLPRQSPRLLFKRAVDIFGGTALLILCLPLFPLIAYAIKRRQSGRGEVFRVYEFVGMHYKPFRARQFNTRSQRGFLSSTGLDRLPQLINVIKGEMSLVGPCPVTTAEMASGSKWRQLRRFAMKPGLKGPWLFFKEAGESSSPGGRDLHYVSRWSLKQDLVYLSKPVLPLWLGQALRGGRG; this is encoded by the coding sequence ATGAAATTCAAGACCTGCCTGTCGGCTGAGCCTCAGGCCAGCGTGTTGTCGCGTGTGCCGCAACTTCCGCGTCAGAGTCCCAGATTGCTCTTCAAGCGGGCCGTGGACATCTTCGGCGGCACTGCGCTGCTGATTCTTTGTCTGCCTCTTTTTCCCCTCATTGCCTACGCCATCAAGCGCCGCCAGTCCGGCCGGGGAGAGGTCTTCCGCGTGTACGAATTCGTGGGGATGCACTACAAGCCGTTTAGAGCACGCCAATTCAACACCCGCAGCCAACGCGGATTCCTGTCCAGCACCGGGCTGGACCGCCTGCCTCAACTGATCAACGTGATCAAGGGAGAGATGAGCCTGGTCGGCCCCTGCCCCGTCACTACGGCTGAAATGGCTTCCGGGAGCAAGTGGCGGCAGCTTCGCCGTTTCGCCATGAAACCGGGCTTGAAGGGTCCCTGGCTGTTCTTCAAGGAAGCCGGCGAGTCCTCATCCCCTGGCGGCAGGGACCTGCATTACGTCAGTCGCTGGTCGCTCAAACAGGATCTCGTCTATCTGTCCAAACCCGTTCTTCCCCTGTGGTTGGGGCAAGCGCTGCGCGGGGGGCGGGGGTAA
- the aac(6') gene encoding aminoglycoside 6'-N-acetyltransferase: protein MTVRAVEPGDAGAWLRMRCALWPEGAEAEHREEIERFFAGDFPRHPWVVLVSQDGSGRLTGFAELSLRPHAEGCSTSPVAYLEGWYVRPERRRQGVGRALIAAAESWARSQGCSEFASDAYPDNHVSASAHQSLGFTDVGLVRCFRKAL from the coding sequence ATGACGGTGCGGGCAGTGGAACCTGGAGACGCTGGTGCTTGGCTGCGGATGCGGTGTGCACTTTGGCCTGAAGGAGCGGAGGCCGAGCATCGGGAGGAGATCGAGCGCTTCTTTGCGGGTGACTTTCCCCGCCATCCCTGGGTTGTCTTGGTGTCCCAAGATGGCAGCGGACGCCTCACCGGGTTCGCCGAGTTGTCTCTGCGGCCCCATGCCGAGGGCTGCAGCACCTCACCGGTTGCCTACCTGGAGGGTTGGTACGTCAGGCCGGAGCGGCGCAGGCAGGGCGTGGGCCGCGCCCTGATCGCCGCCGCGGAGTCCTGGGCCCGCTCTCAAGGCTGCAGCGAATTCGCTTCCGACGCCTACCCCGACAACCATGTCAGCGCCTCGGCCCACCAGTCCCTGGGCTTCACTGACGTGGGCCTCGTGCGCTGCTTTCGAAAGGCGCTCTGA
- a CDS encoding tetratricopeptide repeat protein: MPYRLSIYFLLLSLGHTALSARGLNELPQEDGRQTLVIRVLNQDGRQIRAPVRVTMVAARGAGRHSLLLSDGRVGRIVLPPGDYSLRTDAEGFREAEQTLRLAGLAASTHYIDLRLLPAAKAEPADAAPVHIEELLIPPKARKHFLKAQEASDAGNYEKALKHLAKASKHCPKCPQAHNNRGVIYLRLSRWQEAEEAFRQALQLKPDSSRALHNLALLLRAQQRDEEAEEILRRLAQAPDRKDGTR; the protein is encoded by the coding sequence ATGCCTTACCGGCTCTCGATCTACTTCTTGCTTCTTTCCCTGGGCCACACGGCCCTCTCGGCGCGCGGCCTCAACGAGCTTCCCCAGGAAGACGGAAGGCAGACTCTCGTCATCCGTGTCCTCAACCAGGATGGCCGGCAGATAAGGGCTCCGGTGCGCGTCACCATGGTGGCGGCGCGCGGTGCGGGGCGCCACAGCCTGCTTCTCAGCGACGGACGCGTGGGACGCATCGTATTGCCTCCGGGCGACTACAGCCTGCGAACCGACGCCGAGGGATTTCGGGAGGCTGAGCAGACGCTGCGGCTGGCCGGCCTGGCGGCCTCGACCCATTACATCGACCTGCGCTTGCTGCCTGCTGCCAAGGCTGAACCCGCTGATGCAGCGCCCGTCCACATCGAGGAACTGCTGATTCCGCCCAAGGCCCGCAAGCACTTCCTGAAAGCTCAGGAGGCGAGCGATGCGGGCAACTACGAGAAGGCACTCAAACACCTTGCAAAGGCTTCCAAGCATTGCCCAAAGTGTCCTCAGGCCCACAACAATCGAGGCGTCATCTATTTGCGCCTGTCGCGTTGGCAAGAGGCCGAAGAGGCCTTCCGGCAAGCCTTGCAGCTCAAGCCCGACAGTTCCCGCGCCTTGCACAACCTGGCCCTCCTGCTGCGGGCCCAGCAGCGAGATGAGGAGGCTGAAGAGATACTCCGCCGCTTGGCCCAAGCCCCGGATCGGAAAGACGGGACCCGGTGA
- a CDS encoding Crp/Fnr family transcriptional regulator has translation MASSPIQDDSLIRADRMWHLKRSSLVGDVSDQEIEAIAEACTDQIYPRGAQIFQEGDPVRYLYILNRGYVQLSVGKEAPRQKVLRILKGGEVFGEEILGRQTAHQATATAYRECWASLLPREKLLELIRFRPALSLNLIRILTHKLWEARTDLQDGALDARQRVAKTLLRLGDLHGQPIYSEKRLRKLSIPISHRRLAAIIGGCRPHISAILSEFKKSGMLEYQGRKMLLDMESLRQSLQGEQPEPLTANRSA, from the coding sequence ATGGCTAGCTCCCCGATTCAAGACGATTCGCTGATCCGGGCGGACAGGATGTGGCACCTGAAAAGGTCCTCCCTGGTGGGTGACGTTTCCGACCAGGAAATCGAGGCCATCGCCGAGGCCTGCACGGATCAGATCTATCCCCGAGGCGCCCAGATCTTCCAAGAAGGCGACCCCGTCCGCTACCTCTACATACTCAACCGGGGATACGTTCAGCTTTCTGTCGGAAAAGAGGCCCCGCGGCAGAAAGTCCTGCGCATCTTGAAGGGCGGCGAAGTCTTCGGGGAAGAGATACTGGGCCGGCAAACGGCTCATCAGGCAACAGCCACGGCTTATCGGGAATGCTGGGCGTCCCTGCTGCCGCGAGAGAAGCTCCTGGAGCTGATTCGCTTCAGACCCGCCCTGTCGCTCAACCTCATCCGAATCCTGACCCACAAGCTGTGGGAAGCTCGCACCGATCTGCAAGACGGCGCCCTTGATGCCCGGCAAAGAGTGGCCAAGACGCTGCTCAGGCTGGGAGACCTGCACGGCCAACCGATCTATTCCGAAAAGAGGCTTCGTAAACTCAGCATTCCCATCAGCCATCGGCGGCTGGCCGCAATCATCGGCGGCTGCCGGCCCCATATCTCCGCCATCCTCTCCGAATTCAAGAAATCGGGGATGTTGGAGTACCAGGGACGCAAGATGCTTCTCGACATGGAGAGCCTGCGCCAGAGCCTGCAAGGGGAGCAGCCCGAGCCGCTGACAGCCAACCGGTCTGCTTGA
- a CDS encoding sigma-70 family RNA polymerase sigma factor: MEKAVDQALESALVARLKRRSPEAFEELVALHARRLQSVAMGILHNAQDAEDCVQETFLKAFQSISGFRGKASLSTWLYRITTNLALSQLRKERRNRVVDMESDLPAAHDRHPASVRDCSSIPETALLGRELADQVQKLINQLPEHYRKPYILKDLEKRTEAEVSRTLGLSKSAIKCRAHRARVFVRSRLEKRRLGPAPSNLAASVWASLDARSVPAMRRNHG, translated from the coding sequence ATGGAGAAAGCAGTTGACCAAGCCCTCGAGAGTGCACTTGTTGCTCGCTTGAAGCGCCGTTCACCTGAGGCCTTCGAGGAGTTGGTGGCTCTTCATGCCCGCCGCCTTCAATCGGTGGCAATGGGCATTCTGCACAATGCCCAGGATGCGGAAGACTGCGTGCAAGAGACTTTTCTGAAGGCGTTTCAATCCATCTCCGGCTTCCGGGGGAAGGCCTCCCTCTCCACCTGGCTTTACCGCATAACTACCAACCTGGCCCTCTCTCAGCTTCGCAAGGAGCGCCGCAATCGGGTTGTCGACATGGAGTCCGATCTGCCCGCAGCGCACGACCGACATCCGGCCTCCGTCCGTGATTGCAGCAGCATACCCGAGACAGCGCTGCTGGGACGCGAACTGGCGGATCAGGTACAGAAGCTCATCAACCAGTTGCCCGAGCACTACCGGAAACCGTACATCCTCAAAGATCTGGAGAAGCGAACGGAAGCCGAGGTCAGCCGGACCCTGGGGCTTTCCAAATCCGCCATCAAGTGCCGCGCCCATCGGGCCAGGGTCTTCGTCCGCTCTCGACTGGAGAAACGTCGCTTGGGACCGGCACCATCCAACCTTGCCGCAAGCGTTTGGGCGTCATTGGATGCGCGCTCGGTTCCCGCAATGAGGAGAAATCATGGCTAG
- a CDS encoding response regulator transcription factor, which produces MIKVLVADDHPVVREGLKRIIEKDSAMLVAAEAGTSQEVLDRLVAQLPDVVLLDINMPGRGGLEVLQQIKLHYSSLPVLVVSMYPEDQYATRVLRAGAAGYLTKESAPSQLVNAIRKVVRGGKYVSPTLAEKLAIDLGTESKLPHESLSDREYQVLCLLASAKTVSEIADELSLSIKTISTYRTRILEKMDLKNNVELARYALKHGLVD; this is translated from the coding sequence ATGATCAAAGTTCTTGTTGCAGATGACCATCCGGTGGTTCGGGAGGGTCTCAAAAGGATCATCGAAAAGGATTCCGCCATGCTGGTGGCAGCCGAAGCCGGAACCAGCCAGGAAGTGCTGGACCGGCTGGTGGCGCAACTCCCGGACGTCGTGCTGCTCGACATCAACATGCCGGGACGGGGAGGCCTGGAGGTGCTTCAGCAGATCAAGCTCCACTACTCGTCTCTGCCAGTGCTGGTGGTCAGCATGTACCCCGAAGACCAATACGCCACCCGCGTGCTGCGCGCCGGGGCAGCCGGCTACCTGACCAAGGAGAGCGCTCCCTCACAACTGGTCAACGCCATCAGGAAAGTCGTCCGCGGCGGAAAGTACGTGAGTCCGACCCTGGCCGAAAAGCTGGCCATCGACCTGGGGACGGAATCCAAACTTCCCCATGAATCCCTCTCCGACCGCGAATACCAGGTGCTCTGCCTGCTGGCTTCCGCAAAGACCGTCTCGGAAATCGCCGACGAACTCTCGCTCAGCATCAAGACCATCAGCACCTACCGAACCCGCATCCTGGAAAAGATGGATCTGAAGAACAACGTCGAATTGGCCCGTTACGCTTTGAAGCACGGCTTGGTCGATTGA
- a CDS encoding PAS domain S-box protein: MPEETFAGDFMSTVMGQVVMSLEGRLIRVNPSFCKLIGYAEKELLGKSFAEVTHPDDLPEGRELVNRMLAGEIDSFRQEKRYLHKDGHNVWVLLSATLVRDDDDKPLYCLARIQDISERKRAEQALEEKTAQLQALTDAMMGYLESGDLAKAAGAILDEALCQTQSEYGFVAAVMDGPDLRILVHKGFKWDKTVNREIYDAAHRHLQEHGYIPFAKLDNMAGRVAAHGEVVLANAPSKDSRAAGLPAGHPPLNSFLGVPAMKGEQVVGMIGVANRPGGYQSGDQQKIAILTNALGLLFDNYRRAEREAGLEAQRKQAESELKEAYDQLEARVEKRTAQLSKANKALEEQIQERRRVEAKLRESEARFRSAFEHAAIGMAVVTLEFRFQRVNRALCEMLGYTAEELTGKTFQDVTHPDDRESGRELVEKALASEFDSFRMEKRYLHKEGQVRRVLLAASLVRDADGNPLYFVGQHRDITERRKAESELRTSHEELRRLSRHLVSAREEERKQIAREIHDELGQALTALKLDLSWMEEELAADQESLSAQARGMSNLVDETIRSLRSILTALRPAILDDLGLAAAVEWQTQEFQERTRITCHLDCSAHEVELDQARATAVFRIFQEALTNVARHAEATQVHIRLEEDDGELSLTVRDNGMGIKKGRSGASNTFGILGMRERALLLGGRLEIAGEEGSGTTVSLRVPLVGGVEPQTT, translated from the coding sequence TTTGCAAGTTGATCGGCTATGCCGAGAAGGAGCTATTGGGAAAGTCCTTCGCCGAGGTCACCCATCCCGACGACTTGCCCGAGGGACGCGAGCTTGTCAATCGCATGCTGGCCGGTGAGATCGACAGCTTTCGCCAGGAAAAGCGCTACTTGCACAAGGACGGACACAATGTTTGGGTCCTGCTCAGCGCCACCCTGGTCCGGGACGACGACGACAAGCCCCTCTACTGCCTGGCCCGCATCCAGGACATTTCGGAACGCAAACGGGCCGAGCAGGCGCTGGAAGAGAAAACCGCCCAATTGCAGGCCCTGACCGATGCCATGATGGGCTACCTGGAAAGCGGCGACTTAGCCAAAGCCGCCGGAGCCATCCTCGATGAGGCCCTGTGTCAGACCCAGAGCGAGTACGGTTTCGTGGCCGCGGTCATGGACGGGCCCGATCTGCGCATCCTGGTCCACAAGGGCTTCAAGTGGGACAAGACCGTCAACCGCGAAATCTACGATGCAGCCCACCGCCACCTGCAAGAACACGGCTACATTCCCTTCGCAAAACTGGACAACATGGCCGGCCGGGTCGCCGCCCACGGCGAGGTGGTCCTGGCCAACGCACCCTCCAAAGACTCCAGAGCTGCCGGACTTCCTGCCGGGCATCCGCCGCTGAACAGTTTCCTGGGCGTTCCGGCGATGAAAGGGGAGCAGGTGGTGGGAATGATCGGCGTGGCCAACCGGCCCGGCGGTTATCAAAGCGGAGACCAGCAAAAAATCGCCATCCTGACCAACGCCCTGGGCCTGCTCTTCGACAACTACAGGCGGGCGGAACGCGAAGCCGGGCTGGAGGCCCAGCGCAAGCAGGCTGAAAGCGAGCTGAAGGAAGCCTACGATCAACTGGAAGCCCGCGTCGAGAAGAGGACGGCCCAACTTTCCAAGGCCAACAAGGCTCTCGAAGAGCAAATCCAGGAACGCCGGCGAGTGGAAGCCAAGCTGCGCGAGAGCGAGGCGCGTTTCCGCAGCGCTTTCGAGCACGCCGCCATCGGTATGGCCGTGGTCACGCTCGAATTCAGATTCCAGCGGGTCAACCGCGCCCTTTGCGAAATGCTGGGTTACACTGCTGAGGAACTCACCGGCAAGACCTTCCAGGACGTCACCCATCCAGACGACCGCGAGAGCGGCCGAGAACTCGTGGAGAAAGCCTTGGCCAGCGAATTCGATTCCTTCCGCATGGAGAAGCGATACCTTCACAAAGAGGGCCAAGTGAGACGGGTGTTGCTGGCGGCATCCCTGGTTCGCGACGCTGACGGCAATCCTCTCTACTTCGTCGGCCAGCATCGGGACATCACCGAAAGAAGGAAGGCCGAATCAGAGCTGAGAACCTCCCACGAGGAACTGCGGCGTCTCTCCCGTCACCTGGTTTCAGCGCGGGAAGAAGAGCGAAAACAGATCGCGCGCGAGATCCACGATGAGTTGGGTCAGGCCCTGACGGCCCTCAAGCTCGACCTTTCCTGGATGGAGGAGGAGTTGGCGGCCGATCAAGAATCGTTGTCGGCCCAGGCGCGGGGCATGTCCAACCTGGTGGACGAGACGATCCGGTCCTTGAGGAGCATCCTGACGGCCCTGAGGCCGGCCATTCTGGACGATCTGGGTTTGGCGGCAGCCGTGGAATGGCAGACTCAGGAATTCCAGGAGCGGACCCGGATTACCTGCCATCTCGACTGCAGCGCCCATGAGGTCGAACTGGACCAGGCGCGGGCCACCGCCGTATTCCGCATCTTCCAGGAGGCGCTGACCAACGTCGCCCGCCATGCCGAGGCAACCCAGGTGCACATCAGGCTGGAGGAGGACGACGGAGAACTGTCGCTGACCGTGCGCGACAATGGCATGGGCATCAAGAAAGGACGGAGCGGCGCAAGCAACACCTTCGGAATCCTGGGAATGCGCGAACGGGCGTTGCTGCTGGGCGGCCGGCTTGAGATCGCGGGAGAAGAGGGCTCAGGCACCACCGTATCATTGCGGGTTCCCCTGGTGGGTGGCGTAGAGCCGCAAACGACATGA